In Sebaldella termitidis ATCC 33386, one DNA window encodes the following:
- the cas6 gene encoding CRISPR-associated endoribonuclease Cas6 produces the protein MRLSLHCELKENEIPLDYRRKIVSMFKRCLTNYDKDVYNKYYHMRDPIQKEFTFSNYFQKPIMKKETIEIPNKRIIINFSTSDNVIGIDFYNAFVKNLYQEIRFSNLNSIKITRIVVQKERKIVSNKVVFRTQSPLIVRDHHPESGKDWYYSCNDMNFEKFLKRNLYNQLKDKFSEKIEKDLENLSIRKVDMKKIIVTSYGIKMASSIGSFEMEGEQYILNEIYQSGAGSKKSLGFSMVDIV, from the coding sequence TTGAGATTATCATTACATTGTGAATTGAAAGAAAATGAAATACCATTGGATTACCGGAGAAAAATAGTGTCAATGTTCAAAAGATGTTTAACAAACTACGATAAAGATGTTTACAACAAGTATTACCATATGAGAGATCCCATACAGAAAGAATTTACATTCTCTAATTACTTTCAAAAACCTATTATGAAAAAAGAAACAATAGAAATACCGAACAAAAGAATCATCATTAATTTTTCCACTTCAGACAATGTGATAGGAATTGATTTTTATAATGCATTTGTCAAAAATCTGTATCAAGAAATAAGATTTTCAAATTTAAATAGTATAAAAATAACAAGAATAGTCGTACAAAAGGAAAGAAAAATAGTTTCAAATAAGGTGGTTTTCCGTACTCAGTCACCGCTCATAGTTCGTGACCATCATCCTGAAAGTGGTAAAGATTGGTATTATTCTTGCAATGATATGAATTTTGAAAAATTTCTGAAAAGAAATTTATATAATCAGCTAAAGGATAAATTTTCTGAAAAAATAGAAAAAGATTTGGAGAATTTATCTATTAGAAAGGTAGATATGAAAAAAATAATTGTAACCTCTTACGGGATAAAAATGGCTTCTTCCATAGGAAGTTTTGAAATGGAGGGAGAGCAGTACATTCTTAATGAAATTTATCAGAGCGGCGCAGGCAGTAAGAAAAGTCTTGGATTTTCTATGGTAGATATTGTATAA
- a CDS encoding ATP-grasp domain-containing protein, giving the protein MKPYLRIRENGEFATQSIAFAKEGFDILGIPTATFTHISQVPLSKGNMIVGFVNEVRGYLAQLGISTPDIDYPEELTKYLGRKIKKIAINNAEIFMNENSQQRYFIKPVIDKQFDAFIAEYLQDLARLKHFDKKTKIWISEYMKFESEFRCYIYNKKPLAICKYRGYAVGEIDYSIVLEMAETYVSAPVAYTLDVGLFESKLYLVEVNDAYSVQNYGLAVDKYVAWLMLRWSELSGQEVKKCFVTLNKILKGKK; this is encoded by the coding sequence ATGAAACCGTATTTAAGAATCAGAGAAAATGGAGAATTTGCGACACAAAGTATTGCTTTTGCCAAAGAAGGTTTTGATATATTAGGAATTCCAACTGCTACTTTTACACATATTTCACAGGTACCTTTATCTAAGGGAAATATGATAGTAGGTTTTGTAAATGAGGTTCGGGGATACTTGGCACAGCTTGGAATTTCAACACCGGATATTGATTATCCGGAAGAATTGACAAAGTATTTAGGAAGAAAGATAAAAAAAATAGCAATAAATAATGCAGAAATTTTTATGAATGAAAATTCACAACAGAGATATTTTATTAAGCCGGTGATTGATAAACAGTTCGATGCTTTTATAGCTGAATATCTTCAGGATTTGGCACGATTAAAACATTTTGATAAAAAAACTAAAATATGGATTTCTGAATATATGAAATTTGAAAGTGAATTTAGATGTTATATATACAATAAAAAACCATTGGCAATTTGTAAATATCGTGGTTATGCAGTGGGGGAAATAGATTATTCTATTGTTCTGGAAATGGCTGAAACTTATGTATCAGCTCCGGTAGCTTATACATTGGATGTAGGACTATTTGAAAGTAAGCTGTATTTAGTTGAGGTAAATGATGCTTATTCAGTTCAAAATTATGGACTGGCAGTGGATAAGTATGTTGCATGGCTAATGCTTAGATGGTCTGAGCTCAGCGGGCAGGAAGTCAAAAAATGTTTTGTAACTTTAAATAAGATATTGAAAGGGAAAAAATGA
- a CDS encoding DUF2247 family protein — protein sequence MNSLNILLSYSYIYNLFPITWGDILFGIHEGFLDFKAAVEHSYNIIEKEENSSQRVLDMAFLHGNESIYPLIDELVEEENKYDEKHAKEKYLYAVLKWVYKNQSTFLEPLEAVECIYADFGYPEIISKFVRYASNNEPDLGSRELNIKRIYNNWEKYLETEKIKWKKEMNIKF from the coding sequence ATGAATTCATTGAATATTTTACTTTCTTACAGTTATATTTACAATTTATTTCCAATAACTTGGGGTGATATTTTATTTGGAATACATGAAGGATTTTTAGATTTTAAAGCTGCTGTTGAACATAGTTATAATATTATAGAAAAAGAAGAAAATTCTTCTCAAAGAGTTTTAGATATGGCTTTTCTACATGGAAATGAGTCAATTTATCCACTTATTGATGAATTAGTTGAAGAAGAAAATAAATATGATGAAAAACATGCTAAAGAAAAATATTTATATGCAGTTTTAAAATGGGTTTATAAAAATCAGAGTACATTTTTAGAGCCTCTTGAAGCAGTAGAATGTATTTATGCAGACTTTGGTTATCCAGAAATTATATCAAAATTTGTACGATATGCTTCTAATAATGAACCAGATCTTGGTTCAAGAGAGTTGAATATAAAGCGTATTTATAATAATTGGGAAAAGTATCTGGAAACTGAGAAAATTAAATGGAAAAAAGAGATGAATATTAAATTCTAA
- a CDS encoding helix-turn-helix domain-containing protein yields MIKSRLNILMAERGIRSIAELERQLIISNLSVSRPVLHKIYYNNNTNKTYIETILKLLDFFNCSIEELIIYTSPKK; encoded by the coding sequence ATGATAAAATCAAGACTTAATATTCTTATGGCTGAAAGAGGAATCAGGAGTATTGCTGAGCTTGAAAGACAGCTTATAATTAGTAATTTAAGTGTTTCGAGACCTGTTTTACATAAAATATATTATAATAACAATACTAATAAAACTTACATTGAAACTATTTTAAAATTATTAGACTTTTTTAATTGCAGTATTGAAGAATTAATAATTTATACTTCTCCAAAGAAGTGA
- a CDS encoding toxic anion resistance protein, whose translation MINFEKKFELSLPDEDSPQEEKVLLVMPEEIKEYSNDFKLKLRDDPEVQALTSEIVVNDLNTILFFGDSASKGISNVSDSLLLQMKEVKAEESGELIVKLTRVMDKFDPKEFEKFNTYKEQGVVSKLFNKAKDTIDKLFTKYEDLGTEVDKIYVVLKKYEAETRQSNMNLEQMAKANVETYETLEKYIVAGELAKEEVDKYIAEYEVKAQNPDDQKAALIYQSLLQARDMLDQRIYDLRISENVAMQTIPMIQMIQLGNYNLIRKINSAFLITLPIFKQCLTQAIMLKRQELQARSMQVLDDKTNELLIRNANSVSKNAATLAKMAGTSSIKIETIEETWRTITNGISETKKIQETNKNDREKNTIKLEEFKKQVTGSKYSPKK comes from the coding sequence ATGATTAATTTTGAAAAGAAATTCGAGTTATCTTTACCAGACGAGGACAGCCCTCAGGAAGAAAAAGTTTTGCTTGTTATGCCGGAAGAAATTAAGGAATATTCAAATGATTTTAAGCTTAAACTGCGGGATGATCCGGAAGTGCAGGCCCTGACTTCAGAAATTGTAGTTAATGATCTGAATACTATTTTATTCTTCGGCGATTCTGCTTCAAAAGGGATTTCCAATGTTTCAGACAGCCTTTTATTGCAGATGAAGGAAGTGAAAGCTGAGGAGAGCGGGGAGCTTATTGTCAAGCTTACCAGAGTAATGGACAAATTTGATCCGAAGGAATTTGAAAAATTCAATACTTATAAGGAACAGGGAGTTGTCAGTAAGCTTTTTAATAAAGCCAAAGACACTATTGACAAATTATTTACCAAATATGAAGATCTTGGAACAGAAGTGGATAAAATCTATGTTGTTTTAAAAAAATATGAGGCTGAGACAAGACAAAGCAATATGAATCTCGAGCAAATGGCAAAAGCTAATGTGGAAACTTATGAAACACTTGAAAAATACATTGTAGCTGGTGAGCTGGCAAAAGAAGAAGTGGACAAATATATTGCCGAATATGAAGTAAAGGCCCAAAATCCCGATGATCAAAAAGCTGCACTGATTTATCAGTCACTTCTTCAGGCAAGGGATATGCTGGATCAGAGAATATACGATCTTAGAATTTCTGAAAATGTGGCAATGCAGACTATACCTATGATACAGATGATACAGCTTGGTAACTACAACCTGATAAGAAAAATTAACTCGGCTTTTCTTATTACGCTGCCTATCTTCAAGCAATGTCTTACACAGGCCATTATGCTGAAAAGACAGGAGCTGCAGGCCAGATCAATGCAGGTTTTGGATGATAAAACAAATGAACTGCTTATCAGAAATGCGAATTCTGTTTCAAAAAATGCTGCTACTCTGGCAAAAATGGCAGGAACGAGTTCTATAAAGATAGAAACTATCGAGGAAACTTGGAGAACTATTACTAATGGTATTAGTGAGACTAAGAAGATTCAGGAAACTAATAAGAACGACAGAGAGAAGAATACTATTAAGCTTGAGGAATTTAAAAAACAGGTTACAGGGAGTAAATATTCTCCTAAAAAATAA
- a CDS encoding YceG family protein produces MKRIHLSNLIESNDIFQDIFKKQSDRTAKTDNYYVYFAGITGINDMRIYCDFLANIKDKTSKYNSQYLLFKEKIPFSAVPDRVNDILALINDINFEEIQNSSLKIVDNEELNTRLKNALSVIYELAKKNNLLKTPSIEINFVVKMIVWIQDNLKDIVWKLEDNPKVFYFGKIKEHEALFLFLLLAVGFDVVYLNPAEDPFEKYTFKIPIQKFVYDIQNSNINATFDFFANQGKVVNKITSPTKIASEELKESFFTPESGIFKPFQFVKGNTLPLLINGTIEDLEVYFHQPAKVRPGFHIQNENTVVIPNFFFKINGVNLDRVKYFSLINDLRKSKNTLFAGTVNIAPISIEKSRILSLDSAIDKNKKIIKEELRLNPLYRIKNIRFELEEFILSKIEETINTPIFKFKLENNNILHFIASVIFMDSKVLSSLETFDFTQNIPKIVIYTSHLEDMNVESAFLFAFLNRVGFDIVIFNTAGGGSIENYIDDHYFNTIFLEEFVRNLPLKSESELKEPSIIKKIFNI; encoded by the coding sequence TTGAAACGAATTCATCTTTCTAATTTAATAGAATCAAATGATATTTTTCAGGATATTTTCAAAAAGCAATCTGACAGGACTGCAAAAACTGATAATTATTATGTTTATTTTGCCGGTATTACAGGAATAAACGACATGCGTATTTACTGTGATTTTTTAGCTAATATCAAAGATAAAACATCAAAATATAATTCGCAGTATCTTCTTTTTAAGGAAAAAATTCCGTTTTCTGCTGTTCCTGACAGGGTTAACGATATTCTGGCTTTAATTAATGATATTAATTTTGAAGAAATACAAAACAGTTCTTTGAAGATTGTTGATAATGAAGAATTAAATACAAGATTAAAAAATGCACTTTCTGTCATATATGAACTGGCTAAAAAAAATAATCTTTTGAAAACACCGAGTATCGAAATAAATTTTGTGGTAAAAATGATTGTCTGGATTCAGGATAATCTGAAAGATATTGTCTGGAAGCTTGAAGATAATCCGAAAGTTTTTTACTTTGGAAAAATAAAAGAACATGAGGCATTATTTCTTTTTCTTCTGCTGGCTGTCGGTTTTGATGTAGTTTATCTGAATCCCGCAGAAGATCCTTTTGAAAAATATACTTTTAAAATTCCTATACAAAAATTTGTATACGATATTCAAAATTCTAATATTAATGCTACTTTTGACTTTTTTGCAAATCAGGGGAAAGTCGTAAATAAAATTACTTCGCCTACAAAAATAGCCAGTGAAGAACTCAAGGAAAGTTTTTTTACACCTGAATCAGGAATATTCAAGCCCTTTCAGTTTGTGAAGGGAAATACACTTCCGCTTTTAATTAACGGTACTATTGAGGATCTGGAGGTCTACTTTCACCAGCCTGCAAAGGTAAGACCTGGATTTCATATACAAAATGAAAATACAGTAGTTATTCCTAATTTTTTCTTTAAAATAAACGGTGTAAATCTTGATCGTGTAAAATATTTTTCTTTGATTAATGATCTTAGAAAAAGCAAAAATACTCTTTTTGCCGGTACTGTAAATATTGCTCCTATTTCCATTGAAAAATCACGTATACTTTCTCTGGATTCTGCAATAGATAAAAATAAGAAAATCATAAAAGAAGAACTGCGTTTAAATCCATTATACAGAATTAAAAACATCAGATTTGAACTGGAAGAATTCATATTGTCTAAAATAGAGGAAACTATAAATACTCCTATTTTCAAATTTAAACTTGAAAATAATAATATACTCCACTTTATTGCTTCTGTAATTTTTATGGATTCAAAGGTATTAAGCTCTCTGGAAACTTTTGATTTTACCCAGAATATACCTAAAATAGTTATTTATACAAGTCATCTTGAGGATATGAATGTCGAATCTGCATTTTTATTTGCATTTCTGAACAGAGTGGGATTTGACATAGTTATTTTTAACACAGCAGGAGGCGGAAGTATAGAAAATTATATTGACGATCATTATTTTAACACAATATTTTTAGAAGAATTCGTAAGAAATCTGCCGTTAAAATCTGAATCAGAGCTTAAAGAGCCTTCTATTATCAAAAAAATATTTAATATTTAA
- a CDS encoding TerD family protein yields MAISLTKGQKTNLTKENPNLKKIIASLGWDDESIDFDLDISAFLLNAEEKVTQDVDFIFYNNMESETKAVIHTGSSRTEEGHNETIMVDFSKIPSDIEKIPIIVTIHEAGERQQNFGQISTAFIRIINEDDNEEILRYDLAEDFSIETAIIIAELYKSSGEWKFRAVGSGFRDGLNALCRNFGVNV; encoded by the coding sequence ATGGCAATTTCATTAACAAAAGGTCAGAAAACAAATTTGACAAAAGAAAATCCCAATCTGAAAAAAATAATTGCAAGCCTTGGCTGGGATGACGAGAGCATAGATTTTGATCTTGATATTTCTGCATTTTTATTAAATGCAGAGGAAAAAGTAACACAGGATGTGGATTTTATCTTCTACAATAACATGGAATCCGAGACAAAAGCGGTAATTCATACAGGAAGCAGCAGAACAGAAGAGGGACATAATGAAACTATAATGGTTGATTTTTCCAAAATACCTTCTGACATAGAAAAAATACCTATTATTGTTACTATACATGAAGCCGGTGAAAGACAGCAGAATTTCGGACAGATTTCCACTGCGTTTATCCGAATAATAAACGAGGATGACAACGAGGAAATTTTAAGATATGACCTTGCTGAAGATTTCAGCATAGAAACTGCTATCATTATTGCCGAACTCTATAAGTCAAGCGGCGAATGGAAATTCCGGGCTGTAGGAAGCGGTTTCCGGGACGGACTTAATGCCCTGTGCAGAAATTTCGGAGTAAATGTATAA
- a CDS encoding calcium-translocating P-type ATPase, PMCA-type has protein sequence MDFNFNGLNEEEVTRSRELNGNNEIIEQKSETFLKKFLGNFNDPMIKILSVCCILLLVLSLFGIIKMIEPVSIAMAIFVATIVSTLNEYSSGKKFRSLQEEANKILVKVYRNNNVKEILIDEIVVGDYVLLNSGDKIPADGIVVYGHFKVDNSVLNGESDENPKQPVTDDTVLDDKIDFTHPNKTYRGAVVSHGEGVIKIEKVGMQTVNGIMMQNMNIEDTPSPLQIKLSDLAAKISKIGYMGAILIGILNFLYTSLHLNDPSVFFTAANSLEIAKTALNSLIYAVIIIVMAVPEGLPLMIAIVLSQNMQKMLKDNVLVRKLVGIETAGSLNILFSDKTGTITKGRLEVILFQNGSFDSYKEYAEIPDELRKLVNTAISKNTSSMIAENGAIIGGNSTERSILGFIDRNEIDDNIEVKTKQVFNSTNKYSASELDSNLNLTFYKGAPERLLEKCTTYYDNDGNKQAFTKKPDITKVIDDLAKKSIRVLALTVSDKKLTEDVVPEEMTFLGILGIRDDIRPEAVKAIEEVMTAGIQVIMITGDRKETAMAIAKDSGLLTSDKEVVLTSDELQTMSDEEIKKVLPDVRVIARALPMDKFRLVGLAQELGLVAGMTGDGVNDAPALKRSDIGFAMGSGTEIAKEVGDIIILDDNFQSIEKAVLYGRTIYNNIKKFLKFQLNINISAVLISVIAPFTGVQNPLTILQILWINMIMDTLAALALGGEPALSEYMKERPKSRSEKIVSKSMSTAIFWTGIWTTIISILFLKLDIFRNLFADEIHHLTAYFCLFVFSGLFNGFNVRSDKINVFSNLSLNPNFLKVFALIFIIQIVLVYIGGEIFRTVPLSVSEWLVIFGLSVLIIPVDMIRKLIFPAKTYNK, from the coding sequence ATGGACTTTAATTTTAACGGGCTTAATGAAGAAGAGGTAACCAGAAGCCGCGAACTGAACGGAAATAACGAAATCATCGAACAAAAATCTGAAACATTTTTGAAAAAATTCCTTGGAAATTTTAATGACCCAATGATTAAGATACTTAGTGTCTGCTGCATCTTATTATTGGTTCTCTCACTTTTTGGAATTATCAAAATGATCGAACCTGTAAGTATCGCGATGGCAATATTTGTCGCCACTATTGTTTCCACGCTTAATGAATATTCTTCGGGCAAAAAATTCAGATCATTACAGGAAGAAGCAAATAAAATTCTGGTAAAAGTGTATAGAAATAATAATGTCAAGGAGATTCTTATTGATGAAATCGTAGTCGGAGACTATGTACTGCTGAATTCCGGAGATAAAATCCCCGCAGACGGTATTGTGGTTTACGGACATTTTAAAGTCGATAACTCGGTTCTAAACGGTGAATCTGACGAAAATCCCAAACAGCCTGTTACTGACGATACTGTGCTTGACGATAAAATAGACTTTACTCACCCCAATAAAACTTACAGAGGCGCTGTAGTAAGCCATGGTGAGGGTGTAATAAAAATTGAAAAAGTCGGTATGCAGACTGTCAACGGTATTATGATGCAGAACATGAATATTGAGGATACTCCATCTCCTTTGCAGATAAAGCTTTCAGATCTTGCAGCAAAAATTTCAAAAATCGGATATATGGGTGCAATACTTATTGGTATACTGAATTTTCTTTATACTTCACTTCATCTGAATGATCCGTCAGTATTTTTTACAGCTGCCAATTCTCTTGAAATAGCAAAAACTGCTCTTAATTCACTGATTTATGCAGTAATTATTATAGTTATGGCAGTACCTGAGGGACTTCCTCTTATGATCGCCATAGTTCTTTCGCAGAATATGCAGAAAATGCTTAAGGACAACGTCTTGGTGAGAAAACTCGTAGGTATAGAAACAGCAGGTTCATTAAATATCCTGTTTTCAGATAAAACCGGAACAATCACAAAAGGACGTCTTGAGGTTATCCTTTTTCAAAACGGAAGCTTTGATTCATATAAAGAGTATGCAGAAATACCTGATGAGCTGAGAAAGCTTGTAAATACTGCTATTTCCAAAAATACTTCCTCAATGATAGCTGAAAACGGAGCTATTATCGGAGGAAACAGCACTGAAAGATCTATACTGGGATTTATTGACAGAAATGAAATTGATGATAATATTGAAGTAAAAACCAAACAGGTTTTTAACAGTACTAATAAATACTCTGCCTCAGAACTCGACAGTAATCTCAACCTTACTTTCTATAAAGGGGCACCGGAAAGACTTCTTGAAAAATGCACTACATATTATGATAATGATGGAAATAAACAGGCTTTTACAAAAAAACCGGATATTACAAAAGTAATTGACGACCTCGCTAAAAAGTCAATCAGGGTTCTTGCCCTTACTGTAAGTGATAAAAAGCTTACCGAAGATGTTGTCCCGGAAGAAATGACTTTTCTCGGAATTCTGGGAATAAGGGATGATATCAGACCGGAGGCTGTAAAAGCCATTGAAGAAGTTATGACAGCAGGAATTCAGGTTATTATGATAACCGGGGACAGAAAAGAAACAGCTATGGCAATAGCCAAAGACAGCGGGCTTCTTACCTCTGACAAAGAGGTTGTTCTTACTTCAGATGAGCTTCAGACAATGTCTGATGAAGAAATCAAAAAAGTACTTCCTGATGTAAGGGTAATAGCAAGAGCACTTCCAATGGATAAATTCCGCCTTGTGGGACTGGCTCAGGAGCTGGGACTTGTAGCAGGAATGACAGGAGACGGTGTTAACGATGCACCTGCACTGAAAAGATCCGATATCGGATTTGCAATGGGAAGCGGTACCGAAATAGCAAAAGAAGTCGGGGATATTATAATTCTTGATGATAATTTTCAATCTATTGAAAAAGCAGTATTATATGGAAGAACCATTTATAACAATATAAAAAAATTCCTGAAATTTCAGCTGAACATTAATATTTCAGCTGTGCTGATATCAGTTATTGCACCATTTACAGGAGTTCAGAATCCGCTTACGATTCTTCAGATTTTATGGATCAATATGATTATGGATACTCTGGCAGCTTTAGCTCTCGGAGGAGAACCAGCACTTTCCGAGTATATGAAAGAACGTCCGAAAAGCAGATCAGAAAAAATTGTTTCTAAAAGTATGAGTACGGCTATTTTCTGGACAGGTATCTGGACCACTATTATCAGTATATTGTTTTTAAAACTGGATATATTCAGGAATTTGTTCGCTGATGAAATTCATCATCTAACAGCTTACTTTTGTTTATTTGTATTCAGCGGACTTTTTAACGGATTTAATGTAAGAAGTGACAAAATCAATGTTTTCAGCAATCTCAGCCTAAATCCGAATTTTCTGAAGGTATTTGCCCTGATTTTTATTATCCAAATTGTTTTAGTATATATAGGCGGGGAAATATTCAGGACTGTTCCGCTTTCAGTTTCTGAATGGCTTGTTATTTTTGGATTATCAGTTCTTATAATCCCTGTGGATATGATAAGAAAACTTATCTTTCCTGCAAAAACCTACAATAAATAA
- a CDS encoding GNAT family N-acetyltransferase gives METNNKISEIIQKNFISKISYFSKYNSEIKISENSDFMRVDSMLPSDTFNICVLKNKNSLEKVEVFQEITEYFNKKSFPAAVWLWNDNCASKERMEESGFGLSEIEKGMYIDTCKIKEKDLKYEGFTIEKVSSGKQMEDFSKVIASIFGETEEAHYVKRQYDILGQKKIYTDTEMTFFVGYFDGTPVSCGTVYVTEESTGIYDVAVKEDCRKKGFGSAMFAHLMGEAKKNNTKYCILQASSDGAGIYRKMGFTDVCDIDVYENRDFL, from the coding sequence ATGGAAACTAACAATAAAATTTCCGAAATTATACAAAAGAATTTTATATCAAAAATTTCATATTTTTCAAAATACAACAGTGAGATAAAAATAAGTGAAAACAGTGATTTCATGAGAGTGGATTCAATGCTTCCCTCTGATACATTTAATATATGTGTATTAAAAAATAAGAATTCTTTGGAAAAAGTAGAAGTTTTTCAGGAAATAACAGAGTATTTTAATAAGAAGTCATTTCCCGCTGCAGTCTGGCTATGGAATGACAATTGTGCTTCCAAAGAAAGAATGGAAGAGAGCGGTTTTGGTCTTTCTGAAATAGAAAAAGGCATGTATATTGATACCTGTAAAATTAAGGAAAAAGATCTTAAATATGAAGGCTTTACAATTGAAAAGGTTTCTTCCGGTAAACAAATGGAAGATTTTTCCAAGGTAATAGCTTCTATATTCGGAGAAACAGAAGAAGCACATTATGTAAAGAGGCAGTATGATATTCTTGGGCAAAAAAAGATATATACAGATACTGAAATGACATTTTTTGTGGGGTATTTTGACGGAACTCCTGTTTCCTGCGGAACTGTTTATGTAACAGAGGAAAGTACCGGAATTTATGATGTTGCTGTAAAAGAAGACTGCAGAAAAAAGGGATTTGGTTCTGCTATGTTTGCCCATTTGATGGGTGAAGCAAAGAAAAATAATACAAAATATTGTATTTTACAGGCGTCGTCTGACGGAGCGGGAATTTACAGAAAAATGGGATTTACTGATGTATGTGATATAGATGTTTATGAAAACAGGGATTTTTTGTAA
- a CDS encoding GIY-YIG nuclease family protein codes for MHYAYIVKCSDGTYYTGYTNDLEKRLLAHNAGKGAKYTRNRLPVEMVYFEEYEDKSEAMKREYAIKRLTRKQKEKLISGKVLPAVQIK; via the coding sequence ATGCATTATGCGTATATAGTAAAGTGTTCTGACGGAACCTATTATACCGGATATACCAATGATCTTGAAAAACGCCTTTTGGCACATAATGCCGGAAAAGGTGCCAAGTATACCAGAAACAGGCTTCCGGTAGAGATGGTATACTTTGAAGAGTATGAAGATAAGTCAGAAGCAATGAAAAGGGAATATGCCATAAAACGATTAACAAGAAAGCAAAAGGAAAAATTGATTTCAGGTAAAGTATTACCTGCTGTACAGATAAAATAA
- the ruvC gene encoding crossover junction endodeoxyribonuclease RuvC, whose amino-acid sequence MIVLGVDPGTAIVGYSVIEYVKSKYRILDYGCVYTDKDEDMPVRLEKIYDGLDGIIKIWKPQDMAIEELFFFKNQKTVIKVGQARGVITLCGQKNCLDLYSYTPLQVKMGIAGYGRADKKQIQEMVKVILGMDEIPKPDDAADALAIAITHINSKAGFGSFSRGDNLSKKLGKLEGNKISVSEYKKLMGLKK is encoded by the coding sequence ATGATAGTACTAGGTGTCGATCCCGGAACAGCAATAGTAGGCTACTCGGTAATCGAATATGTGAAAAGTAAATACAGGATACTGGATTACGGCTGTGTTTATACAGATAAAGATGAGGATATGCCTGTAAGGCTGGAAAAAATATATGACGGGCTGGACGGAATTATAAAAATCTGGAAACCCCAGGATATGGCCATAGAAGAGCTTTTCTTTTTTAAAAATCAGAAAACGGTAATAAAAGTCGGGCAGGCACGAGGGGTAATAACTCTTTGCGGACAGAAAAACTGTCTGGATTTGTATAGTTACACACCATTACAGGTAAAGATGGGAATAGCAGGTTATGGAAGAGCTGATAAAAAGCAGATACAGGAAATGGTAAAAGTTATTCTGGGAATGGACGAAATACCAAAGCCTGATGATGCTGCCGATGCTTTGGCCATTGCTATTACTCATATAAACTCCAAAGCCGGATTTGGAAGCTTCAGCAGAGGAGATAATTTATCGAAAAAGCTTGGAAAGCTTGAAGGTAATAAAATTAGTGTTTCAGAATATAAAAAGTTAATGGGGCTGAAAAAATGA
- a CDS encoding tRNA (cytidine(34)-2'-O)-methyltransferase: MNIVLLNPEIPYNTGNIARTCVLTGTGLHLIKPLGFSLDEKQIRRAGLDYWKDVKLTVWDSLTELMESNKNAKFYFATTKTRQKYTDPVYREDDYIVFGPESRGVPEEILLENKENCITIPMLPKGRSLNLSNSAAIILYEALRQNEFRMRDI; the protein is encoded by the coding sequence ATGAACATAGTATTATTGAATCCGGAAATCCCCTATAATACGGGGAATATAGCACGGACATGTGTACTGACCGGAACCGGACTGCATCTGATAAAGCCGCTCGGCTTTTCGCTTGATGAGAAACAGATAAGACGGGCTGGGCTGGATTACTGGAAAGATGTGAAGCTTACCGTATGGGACAGTCTTACAGAGTTAATGGAAAGTAACAAAAATGCGAAATTTTATTTTGCCACGACAAAGACCAGACAGAAATATACTGATCCTGTTTATAGAGAAGATGACTATATTGTGTTTGGTCCTGAATCAAGAGGGGTGCCGGAAGAGATTCTTCTGGAAAATAAGGAAAACTGCATTACAATACCGATGCTGCCAAAAGGAAGGTCACTGAACCTGTCTAATTCAGCAGCAATTATATTGTATGAAGCACTCAGGCAGAATGAATTTAGAATGAGGGATATATGA